The Kosakonia sacchari SP1 genome includes a window with the following:
- a CDS encoding FHA domain-containing protein, translating into MLYELRVLSGLNSGALLPLTGTQWLIGSAPDADMVLYDAAIAQNHCQLRATDNGWQVEALQGAVLTNEGRRVEHIDNLEPGTPFSLAGIWLCVAQSDTPWETESTPAAQADSQPGSHAPVAERPRRRLNKAVAAVCFILAIGAFALGGFSGNDEQPTAISTPVPKPRKTFLESAAQTREILASLLQQAGLGQRVDLEITGSDDIILHLVGDDKLQAETQTLLQQFARQYQSAAQISVDIVQPPPPLPFRIALVVKGESPYIVTDKGLRVFINDEINGIKLLAINEEKLIFQGETRFEVPW; encoded by the coding sequence GTGCTCTATGAACTGAGAGTGCTTAGCGGCCTGAATAGCGGCGCACTGTTACCCTTGACCGGTACACAGTGGTTAATTGGATCAGCACCTGATGCGGACATGGTGTTATACGACGCGGCGATTGCGCAAAACCATTGCCAGCTACGCGCGACGGATAACGGCTGGCAGGTGGAAGCCCTGCAAGGCGCAGTGCTGACGAATGAAGGGCGGCGGGTCGAACACATTGATAACCTCGAACCCGGTACGCCCTTCTCGCTGGCGGGGATTTGGTTATGTGTGGCGCAGTCCGACACGCCGTGGGAAACGGAAAGCACTCCCGCTGCGCAAGCCGACAGCCAGCCGGGTTCACACGCGCCGGTGGCTGAAAGACCGCGCCGTCGACTGAATAAAGCCGTGGCTGCGGTTTGCTTCATCCTCGCGATAGGTGCGTTCGCGCTGGGCGGTTTTTCCGGTAACGACGAGCAACCGACAGCGATTTCAACACCGGTGCCGAAACCGCGGAAAACGTTTCTTGAATCCGCCGCGCAAACCCGCGAAATCCTGGCGTCACTGCTTCAGCAGGCTGGCTTAGGGCAACGCGTCGATCTGGAGATAACCGGCAGTGACGACATCATTTTGCATCTGGTCGGCGATGATAAGTTACAGGCTGAAACGCAGACGTTACTGCAACAGTTTGCCCGGCAGTACCAGAGTGCTGCGCAAATCTCAGTGGATATTGTCCAGCCGCCGCCACCGCTGCCTTTTCGCATTGCCCTTGTGGTAAAGGGTGAATCCCCCTATATCGTGACCGACAAAGGGCTGAGGGTGTTTATCAATGATGAGATTAATGGCATCAAACTTCTCGCCATTAACGAAGAAAAGCTGATCTTTCAGGGTGAAACGCGGTTCGAGGTGCCCTGGTGA
- a CDS encoding FliI/YscN family ATPase — protein MVSDGWQEELARWQQATQRQLEQTEPVHIVGYVTGISGIVLQCHLPGARLGDLCLLPRTSGEPIMAEVIGFDSQEVSLAALDTLEGIKPGSEVHPLGLPHSIQVSPALKGCVFDGFGRALGGQGQAAFVDTLTARSVPVMHNVTLATDRLCIETPLYTGLSSIDGLLTLGAGQRAGIFAGAGCGKTTLLAELARNIPCDTIVFCLTGERGRELREFMDRELDEALRQRTVLVCATSDRSSMERVRAAFTATAIAEGFRQQGESTLLIVDSLTRLARAQREIGLANGEPPGRNGFPPSVYNLLSRLVERSGRTRQGTITALYSVLVEQDSMQDPIADEVRSLVDGHIILSRKLAEQGLYPAIDVAASLSRVMNAITGTEQQTIATHIRQLMTAYADVEMLIRLGEYQTGSDPFTDYAVAVKPALDNILKQSLRAPRAPEITLNRLREVVENAPGPQGVL, from the coding sequence CTGGTGAGCGACGGCTGGCAAGAGGAACTTGCCCGTTGGCAGCAGGCCACACAACGCCAGCTTGAGCAGACAGAGCCGGTACACATTGTCGGCTATGTGACCGGGATCAGCGGCATCGTTTTACAGTGTCATCTTCCGGGCGCGCGGTTAGGAGACTTATGTCTTTTGCCGCGCACGTCGGGCGAGCCGATTATGGCTGAAGTGATTGGCTTTGATTCGCAAGAGGTTTCACTTGCCGCACTGGATACGCTGGAAGGCATTAAGCCAGGTTCAGAGGTCCATCCTTTAGGCTTGCCCCACAGCATTCAGGTCTCGCCAGCGCTGAAAGGGTGCGTATTTGATGGGTTTGGTCGTGCTCTTGGTGGGCAGGGTCAGGCCGCTTTTGTCGACACCTTAACCGCGCGATCTGTACCGGTGATGCATAACGTCACGCTGGCGACCGATCGCCTGTGTATTGAGACGCCGCTCTACACCGGGCTAAGCAGTATCGACGGTTTGCTGACGCTGGGCGCAGGCCAGCGGGCGGGGATATTTGCCGGGGCGGGATGCGGTAAAACAACGCTGCTGGCGGAGCTGGCGCGAAACATCCCTTGCGACACTATCGTGTTTTGCCTGACGGGTGAACGCGGGCGCGAGCTGCGTGAGTTTATGGACAGGGAGCTTGATGAAGCGCTACGCCAGCGCACGGTGCTGGTTTGTGCCACCTCGGATCGCAGCAGCATGGAGCGTGTGCGCGCTGCGTTTACTGCCACCGCCATCGCCGAAGGGTTTCGCCAGCAAGGGGAATCCACATTATTAATTGTTGATTCACTGACACGTCTTGCCCGCGCACAACGTGAAATCGGGCTTGCTAATGGTGAACCGCCGGGGCGCAATGGCTTTCCTCCTTCGGTTTACAACTTGCTCTCGCGGCTGGTTGAACGCAGTGGGCGTACCCGGCAAGGCACCATCACCGCGCTGTATTCGGTGCTGGTTGAACAAGATTCGATGCAAGACCCTATTGCCGATGAAGTGCGCTCTTTAGTGGACGGGCATATTATCCTTTCGCGCAAACTGGCCGAACAGGGGCTTTATCCGGCCATTGATGTGGCTGCCAGCCTGAGCCGGGTCATGAATGCTATTACGGGAACTGAACAGCAAACTATTGCCACACATATAAGGCAATTAATGACGGCCTATGCCGATGTCGAAATGTTAATTCGCCTTGGAGAATACCAGACCGGCAGCGATCCCTTTACCGATTACGCGGTTGCGGTTAAACCGGCACTGGATAATATTCTCAAACAATCATTACGCGCGCCGCGCGCGCCTGAAATAACCTTAAATCGATTACGTGAGGTCGTGGAAAATGCGCCGGGTCCGCAAGGTGTTTTATAA
- a CDS encoding FliM/FliN family flagellar motor switch protein encodes MNKTALLFPPVSKDEVIARQYLDRQPILNFQCHGQQGQLRLFPLQAGERLPNKPICFASQYGKLRLYNAEPLLNLLSLCPLLAENNNASAQWYWDVYNAALSQEIKNIVGYLQPAEESHEPEIYCWMEIKNSERHEKGLMALSPVTLLRLLQHSAWHFSPTPQNKHFLLSFPLILASTELAAAALRQLRVGDIVLPENRLFNPAGSGQLQIGTQCFSLQQCAPLAHCFTIVSHKEIEMEFTPVDTAFPHPDATLPPVSLPREIPSQPHEMPDLSSVPLRVTLRAGTLTLTLDALQSLRAGSILTFTDFTPGQAAIYYGERPLAQGTLVDVEGVLGLQITRMEHF; translated from the coding sequence ATGAATAAAACTGCGCTGTTATTTCCTCCTGTCAGTAAAGATGAGGTCATTGCCCGGCAATATCTGGATCGACAACCGATATTGAATTTTCAATGTCATGGTCAGCAAGGGCAGTTACGTCTCTTTCCGTTGCAGGCGGGAGAACGACTGCCAAATAAACCGATCTGTTTTGCCAGTCAATACGGTAAATTACGCCTTTATAATGCGGAGCCTTTGCTGAACCTGTTATCGCTTTGTCCGTTATTAGCCGAAAATAATAATGCCTCGGCACAGTGGTACTGGGATGTATATAACGCCGCGCTCAGTCAGGAAATTAAAAATATAGTGGGTTACTTACAACCTGCTGAGGAAAGCCATGAGCCGGAAATTTATTGTTGGATGGAAATAAAAAACAGCGAGCGACACGAAAAAGGGTTAATGGCCCTGTCGCCGGTAACATTACTTCGCTTGCTTCAGCATTCGGCGTGGCACTTTTCCCCTACGCCGCAAAATAAGCATTTTTTACTCTCTTTCCCGTTGATCCTGGCCTCAACGGAGCTTGCGGCAGCCGCGTTACGGCAACTGCGCGTTGGCGATATTGTGCTGCCAGAAAACCGGCTCTTTAACCCGGCAGGATCAGGGCAACTGCAAATCGGCACACAGTGTTTCTCTTTACAGCAATGCGCCCCGCTGGCGCATTGCTTTACGATTGTTTCCCATAAGGAGATTGAAATGGAATTCACCCCTGTTGATACGGCATTTCCGCACCCGGACGCGACGCTTCCCCCGGTGTCTTTGCCGCGCGAGATCCCGTCACAACCTCATGAAATGCCGGATCTTTCCTCTGTTCCCCTGCGGGTAACGCTGCGTGCCGGAACGCTAACGTTAACGCTCGACGCGCTGCAGTCGCTGCGGGCGGGTTCGATACTGACATTCACGGATTTTACCCCCGGTCAGGCGGCGATTTATTATGGCGAGCGCCCGTTGGCGCAAGGTACTTTGGTGGATGTTGAAGGCGTGCTGGGGCTGCAAATTACCCGCATGGAGCATTTCTGA
- the sctR gene encoding type III secretion system export apparatus subunit SctR, whose translation MDIQQINPAALALFIAALTLLPLLMIISTSFLKISVVLLIVRNALGIQQVPGNMVIYSISLAATLFIMGPVFNEMTQRVRQISPDKIDVAAIYAHYPTVIAPLQNFLQRNIDVDTHVRLTEAAKKLWKDQASNPITRDNPALILSAFVLSELQSGFKIGFLIYIPFLVIDLVVSTVLMALGMQMVAPMFIAVPLKLLLFVLIEGWGRLLEGLFYSYI comes from the coding sequence ATGGATATTCAGCAGATCAATCCCGCGGCGCTGGCGCTGTTTATCGCGGCGCTGACGTTGTTGCCCTTGCTGATGATTATCTCCACCTCGTTTCTTAAAATTTCCGTTGTCTTGCTGATCGTTCGCAACGCGTTGGGCATACAGCAGGTGCCTGGCAACATGGTGATCTACAGCATCTCGCTTGCCGCAACGCTGTTTATTATGGGGCCGGTGTTTAATGAGATGACCCAGCGCGTGCGACAAATCTCACCGGACAAAATAGATGTCGCCGCGATTTATGCTCACTATCCGACGGTAATTGCGCCGCTGCAAAATTTTTTACAGCGCAATATTGATGTAGATACCCATGTTCGTTTAACGGAAGCGGCAAAAAAGCTGTGGAAAGATCAGGCGAGTAACCCAATAACGCGCGATAACCCGGCGCTGATATTAAGTGCGTTTGTCCTTTCGGAATTACAGTCCGGGTTTAAAATTGGCTTTTTAATCTATATTCCTTTTTTAGTGATAGACCTCGTTGTATCGACAGTACTGATGGCACTGGGAATGCAGATGGTGGCGCCAATGTTTATTGCTGTTCCACTTAAGTTACTGCTTTTTGTTTTAATTGAAGGGTGGGGTCGTTTACTCGAAGGGTTATTTTACAGCTACATTTAG
- the sctS gene encoding type III secretion system export apparatus subunit SctS: protein MYIVELLKQGLVLAMLISVPPVVTAVVAGIIIALLQSVMQLQDATLPFALKMVAVGVTLAFSGHWMLQKTVQLSINCFDLISQIRAWQ from the coding sequence ATGTATATTGTCGAACTGCTCAAGCAGGGATTAGTGCTGGCAATGTTGATATCGGTTCCTCCGGTGGTGACCGCAGTGGTGGCGGGTATTATCATTGCGCTGCTGCAATCGGTGATGCAATTACAGGATGCAACATTACCTTTTGCATTGAAAATGGTGGCTGTTGGCGTCACTCTGGCTTTTTCCGGTCACTGGATGCTGCAAAAAACAGTGCAATTAAGTATTAACTGTTTTGACTTAATCAGCCAAATAAGAGCCTGGCAATGA
- the sctT gene encoding type III secretion system export apparatus subunit SctT, whose translation MTFVSFDWLGEALMALVSACARIYPCMAIIIAFSFKEIRGAVLYSIALVFTFIPATTFYAQADLGNIKGIMFIIMMIKESLLGIFLGFLLVVPFWLFESVGVLFDNQSGGQMGEQINPAITNNGSFFGYVFKSIFLLIFIHFHGFAYLIDILWRSYTFWPIDKLFFTDTAVTFKQWLDFLADIFSFIVIYSAPFAVLMLMIEFSVAILSLYSPKMQVTTVTIPLKIIIGLSFLVVYIPTLLHLAEQQLLQPARVVPMISSTLNLKVD comes from the coding sequence ATGACGTTTGTCTCTTTCGACTGGTTAGGAGAGGCGTTAATGGCTCTGGTGAGTGCCTGTGCGCGCATTTATCCCTGCATGGCTATTATTATTGCTTTCTCTTTCAAGGAGATCAGAGGTGCGGTGCTCTACAGTATCGCGCTGGTGTTTACTTTTATTCCCGCGACCACCTTTTATGCGCAAGCCGATTTGGGCAATATCAAAGGCATCATGTTTATTATCATGATGATAAAAGAGTCGTTGCTGGGTATTTTTTTAGGCTTTCTGTTGGTTGTGCCTTTCTGGTTATTTGAAAGCGTCGGGGTTCTGTTTGATAATCAGAGCGGCGGACAAATGGGTGAGCAAATTAATCCGGCAATAACCAACAACGGATCATTTTTTGGCTATGTCTTTAAAAGTATTTTTTTACTGATTTTTATTCATTTTCACGGTTTCGCTTATCTTATAGATATTCTCTGGCGCAGCTATACCTTCTGGCCGATCGATAAACTTTTCTTCACTGACACAGCGGTAACCTTTAAACAGTGGTTAGATTTTCTCGCAGACATATTCTCTTTTATTGTTATTTACAGCGCGCCTTTTGCGGTGCTGATGCTGATGATCGAATTTAGCGTGGCGATTCTGAGCCTTTACAGCCCGAAAATGCAGGTCACCACCGTGACCATCCCGTTAAAAATTATTATCGGTTTGTCCTTTCTGGTGGTGTATATCCCGACATTGCTGCATCTCGCTGAGCAGCAATTATTGCAACCTGCGCGCGTCGTCCCGATGATTTCTTCCACGCTTAACCTGAAAGTGGATTAA
- a CDS encoding EscU/YscU/HrcU family type III secretion system export apparatus switch protein: MAEKNEQPTPKKIRDERKKGNVFKNEGVPLLLLITLAMEFIFMMMERGIARLQQLFVVALSFMTLPFITAAKRLTQLLAVELSIFLAPVLGVAIGARLLGNWLQFGFLIAPESAMPKFERLNPLQKIQQMFSSRELAELVSSLLKFLTIVYASYSAVYPHINEILHLAASLLMRLPQVLRNLVSDIFHHMLILLAVWTALDFGLQKYLFIKTQRMSLEEVRRENKDTEGDPHIKSYRRSLMMSPPPMPVDVPQPGEVLKLADVVLNDAASRVVLLRYEQQNIALPHILFKQQGKDAVSGLLDSARALNIPVIDAPQLVHLLMQYEIGQAIPRQAIAHTAYIYNQLQQMKTREPAPE, encoded by the coding sequence ATGGCGGAAAAAAACGAGCAACCTACACCGAAAAAAATCCGTGATGAGCGTAAGAAAGGGAATGTTTTTAAAAATGAAGGAGTGCCGTTGCTGCTGCTGATCACGCTGGCGATGGAATTCATTTTTATGATGATGGAGCGCGGAATCGCTCGCCTGCAACAGCTCTTCGTTGTTGCGCTGAGCTTCATGACGCTGCCATTTATTACAGCGGCAAAGCGGTTGACGCAGTTGCTGGCAGTGGAGTTGAGTATTTTCCTGGCGCCTGTTCTGGGCGTGGCGATAGGAGCAAGGTTATTAGGAAACTGGCTGCAATTTGGCTTTCTCATCGCGCCCGAATCGGCGATGCCGAAATTTGAACGCCTCAACCCGTTACAAAAAATTCAGCAAATGTTCTCCTCCAGAGAGCTTGCAGAGTTGGTGAGCAGCCTGCTGAAATTCTTAACTATTGTCTATGCCAGCTACAGCGCGGTTTATCCGCATATCAACGAAATACTCCACCTGGCGGCAAGCCTGCTGATGCGCTTACCGCAGGTGCTGCGTAACCTGGTTAGCGACATCTTTCACCACATGTTGATATTGCTTGCTGTCTGGACGGCGCTCGATTTCGGCCTGCAAAAATATCTGTTTATCAAGACGCAAAGGATGAGCCTTGAGGAGGTGCGCCGGGAAAACAAAGATACCGAAGGCGATCCACATATCAAATCGTACCGCAGAAGCCTGATGATGAGCCCGCCGCCGATGCCCGTCGACGTACCGCAGCCCGGGGAGGTGTTAAAGCTGGCGGATGTGGTGCTGAATGATGCCGCATCACGGGTGGTTCTTCTGCGTTATGAACAGCAGAACATCGCGTTGCCGCATATTCTGTTTAAACAGCAGGGCAAAGACGCGGTATCCGGGCTTCTCGATAGCGCCCGCGCGTTGAACATTCCGGTTATCGACGCGCCGCAGTTGGTTCATCTGCTGATGCAATACGAGATTGGGCAGGCCATTCCACGTCAGGCGATTGCCCACACGGCGTATATTTACAACCAACTACAGCAAATGAAAACACGCGAGCCAGCGCCAGAGTGA
- the tisB gene encoding type I toxin-antitoxin system toxin TisB, with protein sequence MGGMEMFILILKLIVALLQLLEAVLKFLR encoded by the coding sequence ATGGGCGGAATGGAGATGTTTATACTGATCCTGAAACTCATTGTTGCCTTGTTGCAACTGCTTGAAGCTGTCCTGAAGTTTTTGCGGTAA
- the ivbL gene encoding ilvB operon leader peptide IvbL, whose protein sequence is MNASTKPMNLLKTAHNAAVVVVRVVVVVGNAP, encoded by the coding sequence ATGAACGCTTCCACCAAACCGATGAACCTACTAAAAACCGCGCATAACGCCGCGGTGGTCGTCGTGCGTGTGGTGGTGGTCGTCGGCAATGCGCCGTAG
- the ilvB gene encoding acetolactate synthase large subunit produces the protein MASSGSTSQSTRYTGAQLIVHLLERQGITTVTGIPGGTVLPLYDALSQSKQIRHVLARHEQGAGFIAQGMARTQGKPAVCLACSGPGATNLVTAIADARLDSIPLICITGQVPASMIGTDAFQEVDTYGISIPITKHNYLVRDISELPQVICDAFRIAQSGRPGPVWIDIPKDVQTAEITLSELPEPGHKAPAPAWNAQDVHAAAAMINAAERPVLYLGGGVINAPQQIRHLAEKANMPTTMTLMALGMLPKQHPLSLGMLGMHGARSTNYILQEADLLVVLGARFDDRAIGKTEQFCPNAKIIHVDIDRAELGKVKQAHVAIQGDVGEVLDALIPQVEAHSRHAWRNTVEQLQKEFPGAIPQAGDPLTHYGLINAVAACVDDSAIITTDVGQHQMWTAQAYPLNRPRQWLTSGGLGTMGFGLPAAIGAALANPERKIICFSGDGSLMMNIQEMATAAENNLDVKIILMNNEALGLVHQQQSLFYKSGVFAATYPGMINFMQIAAGFGLHTCDLNAESDPQAALQEVISRPGPALVHVRIDPQEKVYPMVPPGAANTEMVGE, from the coding sequence ATGGCAAGTTCGGGCAGCACATCGCAATCCACGCGCTACACAGGCGCGCAGCTGATTGTTCATTTACTGGAGCGTCAGGGCATCACCACCGTTACCGGCATCCCCGGCGGCACTGTTTTGCCGTTATATGACGCGCTAAGCCAAAGCAAACAGATCCGCCATGTGCTGGCGCGTCACGAGCAGGGCGCGGGCTTCATTGCGCAGGGCATGGCACGTACGCAGGGCAAACCGGCGGTTTGTCTGGCGTGTAGCGGGCCGGGGGCGACCAACCTGGTGACCGCCATTGCCGACGCGCGTCTCGATTCCATCCCGCTGATTTGCATCACCGGCCAGGTTCCGGCCTCGATGATTGGCACCGATGCATTCCAGGAAGTGGACACTTACGGCATCTCTATCCCCATCACGAAACACAACTATTTGGTCCGCGATATCAGCGAACTGCCGCAGGTGATTTGCGATGCGTTTCGCATTGCGCAGTCTGGTCGCCCTGGCCCGGTGTGGATAGATATTCCTAAAGATGTGCAGACAGCGGAAATCACCCTCAGCGAGCTGCCGGAACCGGGTCATAAAGCGCCAGCGCCCGCCTGGAACGCCCAGGATGTTCACGCTGCCGCCGCGATGATCAACGCCGCCGAGCGCCCGGTGCTGTACCTGGGCGGTGGTGTCATTAACGCGCCGCAGCAAATCCGCCACCTGGCAGAAAAAGCCAATATGCCCACCACCATGACGCTGATGGCGCTCGGCATGTTACCGAAACAGCACCCGTTGTCGCTAGGTATGCTGGGAATGCACGGTGCGCGCAGCACCAATTATATTTTGCAGGAAGCGGATCTGCTGGTGGTGCTTGGCGCACGTTTTGATGATCGGGCGATTGGCAAAACCGAACAGTTCTGCCCGAATGCCAAAATTATTCATGTGGATATCGACCGTGCGGAGTTAGGCAAAGTGAAGCAGGCGCATGTGGCAATTCAGGGCGACGTTGGTGAAGTGCTCGATGCGCTGATCCCGCAAGTCGAAGCCCATTCCCGCCACGCCTGGCGCAACACCGTGGAGCAGCTGCAAAAAGAGTTTCCCGGCGCGATCCCACAAGCGGGCGACCCGCTCACCCATTACGGTTTGATCAATGCGGTCGCTGCCTGCGTGGATGACAGTGCGATTATCACCACCGATGTCGGCCAGCATCAGATGTGGACGGCGCAAGCCTACCCGCTGAACCGTCCGCGACAGTGGCTGACTTCTGGCGGGCTGGGCACCATGGGCTTTGGCCTGCCTGCGGCGATTGGCGCGGCGCTGGCGAACCCGGAGCGTAAAATCATCTGCTTTTCCGGTGATGGCAGTTTGATGATGAACATCCAGGAGATGGCCACCGCTGCGGAAAATAATCTGGATGTGAAAATCATCCTGATGAATAACGAAGCGCTGGGGCTGGTGCATCAGCAACAGAGCCTGTTCTACAAGTCCGGTGTGTTTGCCGCAACGTATCCCGGTATGATCAACTTCATGCAGATTGCCGCTGGCTTTGGCCTGCATACCTGCGATTTAAACGCTGAATCTGACCCGCAGGCTGCGTTGCAGGAGGTTATATCTCGTCCGGGGCCTGCGCTGGTGCATGTGCGTATCGACCCGCAAGAAAAAGTTTACCCGATGGTGCCGCCGGGCGCGGCGAATACAGAAATGGTGGGGGAATAA
- the ilvN gene encoding acetolactate synthase small subunit, producing MQTTDNVILELTVRNHPGVMTHVCGLFARRAFNVEGILCLPLQSGEQSRIWLQVANDQRLEQMISQIDKLEDVVQIIRHQTDPGVFNKLGLFFE from the coding sequence ATGCAAACAACTGATAACGTCATTCTCGAACTCACCGTGCGCAACCATCCGGGCGTGATGACGCATGTCTGTGGGCTGTTTGCCCGCCGCGCGTTCAACGTGGAAGGCATTCTGTGTCTACCGCTACAAAGCGGCGAGCAGAGCCGCATCTGGCTCCAGGTGGCGAATGACCAGCGGCTGGAACAGATGATAAGCCAGATCGATAAGCTGGAAGATGTGGTGCAGATTATCCGCCACCAGACCGATCCGGGCGTGTTTAACAAACTCGGTCTGTTCTTTGAGTAA
- a CDS encoding LysR family transcriptional regulator, producing MNNDIRNLDLNLLKTLDALLDERNVTRAAARLSLTQPAVSGMLTRLRDYFADPLFIRAPHGMVPTPRAQALAAPVKQILADIDHLLKPTAFDPLSATFIWTLAATDYALKVVIVPFIAELKKHAPGIRIRVEPVEPQRLVSQLERGELDAALMTPHSTPEALHSRALFEERFVCMMRADHPDAAQNTLTLERFCALEHALVAWDGERFRGVADNALAAIGKSRRVGVSVNNFLILPEILTISDMIAVVPQRLASLTPGMCIREAPLPIPGFTKTLAWHERSHRDPAHQWLRNLLFDISQR from the coding sequence ATGAATAACGATATCAGAAACCTCGATCTTAACCTGTTGAAAACGCTGGATGCCCTGCTTGATGAACGCAATGTCACGCGCGCTGCCGCCCGCCTTTCGCTGACGCAACCGGCGGTAAGTGGCATGTTGACGCGCCTGCGTGATTATTTTGCCGACCCGCTGTTTATCCGTGCGCCGCATGGCATGGTGCCCACGCCTCGGGCGCAGGCTTTGGCGGCGCCGGTCAAACAGATCCTGGCGGATATTGACCACTTGCTGAAACCCACCGCCTTTGACCCACTCAGCGCCACGTTTATCTGGACGCTGGCGGCGACGGACTACGCGCTGAAAGTGGTGATCGTGCCGTTTATTGCGGAGCTGAAAAAGCACGCGCCGGGGATCCGCATCCGCGTTGAACCCGTGGAGCCGCAGCGGCTGGTAAGCCAGCTTGAGCGCGGCGAATTGGATGCGGCGTTAATGACACCGCACAGCACGCCGGAAGCGCTGCACAGCCGGGCGCTGTTTGAGGAACGTTTTGTCTGCATGATGCGCGCCGACCATCCGGATGCGGCGCAAAACACGCTGACACTTGAACGCTTCTGCGCGCTGGAGCATGCGCTGGTAGCGTGGGATGGCGAACGTTTTCGCGGCGTGGCGGATAATGCGTTGGCCGCCATCGGCAAAAGCCGCCGCGTGGGCGTGTCGGTGAATAATTTCCTGATCCTGCCAGAGATATTAACCATCAGCGATATGATTGCCGTGGTGCCGCAGCGCCTTGCCAGCCTGACGCCGGGCATGTGTATACGTGAAGCGCCTTTGCCGATACCGGGATTTACCAAAACCCTGGCCTGGCACGAACGCAGCCACCGCGATCCGGCGCATCAGTGGCTACGCAACCTGCTGTTCGACATCAGCCAGCGTTAA
- a CDS encoding DUF1198 domain-containing protein, producing MVWLMLATLVVVFVIGFRVLTSDSRRAIRRLTDRLNIQPVPVESMIDQMGKSAGNEYLSYLTRPDEAHLQNATQVLLIWQVSIVDSSEQNLVYWHRLLQKARLAAPVTDVQIRLAQGFLRELEPDRADLNNFQIRYNALFMPEEGVHWLH from the coding sequence ATGGTTTGGTTGATGTTGGCAACGCTGGTGGTGGTTTTTGTGATTGGTTTCAGGGTATTAACCTCTGATTCTCGTCGTGCGATTCGCCGCCTCACCGACCGACTCAACATTCAGCCCGTGCCGGTGGAATCGATGATCGACCAGATGGGCAAAAGCGCCGGTAACGAATACTTGAGCTACCTGACGCGCCCGGACGAAGCGCACCTGCAAAATGCCACCCAGGTGTTACTTATCTGGCAAGTGTCTATTGTCGACAGTAGCGAACAAAACCTGGTTTACTGGCACCGGTTGCTGCAAAAAGCGCGGCTGGCAGCCCCTGTCACCGATGTGCAAATCCGTCTGGCGCAAGGGTTTCTGCGCGAACTGGAACCGGACAGAGCCGATCTCAACAACTTTCAAATACGCTATAACGCGCTATTTATGCCCGAAGAAGGTGTTCACTGGCTGCATTGA